One genomic region from Lates calcarifer isolate ASB-BC8 linkage group LG10, TLL_Latcal_v3, whole genome shotgun sequence encodes:
- the setd6 gene encoding N-lysine methyltransferase setd6, with amino-acid sequence MATEAKRPKVDEGSELSPLENFLRWCSRVGLVLSNKVYVSKEGTVAEYGMLAKDNIEEGEVLFTIPRSALLHQGTTKVSALLEKEKSSLESSSGWVPLLLTLLYEHTSSESHWKPYLSLWTDFKTLDHPMFWSNEERSRLLRGTGIPEAVDTDLANIRREYTDVVLPFIIQHPDFWNPNTHTLDLYTQLVAFVMAYSFQEPQEEDDDEDEDEEEEKAPNPPMMVPMADMLNHVSNHNANLEFTPDSLKMVCVRPIHKGEEVFNTYGQMANWQLLHMYGFTEPYPSNINDTADIPITNLYKVVRQGIQSDLDRQLVEEQWEMLCQMMPEKGAFVFGKQGCLTDSELHTALKVLCMSKEEFSDFKENEGWEEDDEEEEKISLGFSNEGLPGLKASWKGLIHEAARITLRSYEDGDEGEKIRDGDQALIEDKAALAGLSRRQQNALQVKFGQRTILHRLMELTKP; translated from the exons ATGGCAACAGAAGCGAAACGACCCAAG GTAGATGAAGGCTCAGAGCTCAGTCCTCTGGAGAATTTTCTGCGGTGGTGCAGTAGAGTCGGTTTGGTACTCAGCAATAAG gtgtatGTGAGTAAAGAGGGAACCGTTGCAGAGTATGGGATGCTGGCTAAGGACAACATAGAAGAGGGGGAGGTTTTATTCACTATCCCCAGATCAGCTCTTCTCCACCAGGGAACAACCAAAGTGTCTGCCCTCCTGGAGAAAG AGAAGTCATCACTGGAGAGCTCTTCAGGCTGGGTTCCCCTGCTGTTGACTCTGCTGTACGAACACACGTCCTCAGAGTCCCACTGGAAACCTTACCTCTCTCTTTGGACCGACTTCAAGACATTGGATCACCCTATGTTCTG GTCTAATGAAGAGAGAAGCAGACTGCTGAGGGGAACAGGTATTCCAGAGGCTGTGGATACAGACTTGGCTAACATCCGTAGGGAATACACAGATGTGGTCCTGCCTTTTATCATCCAGCATCCTGATTTCTGgaaccccaacacacacacactggacttGTACACACAGCTGGTGGCCTTTGTCATGGCCTACAG tTTCCAAGAGCCacaggaagaggatgatgatgaagacgaggacgaggaagaggagaaggctCCCAATCCACCAATGATGGTTCCCATGGCCGACATGCTAAACCACGTGTCTAATCACAACGCTAATCTGGAGTTCACACCA GACAGTCTGAAGATGGTTTGCGTGCGGCCCATTCATAAAGGCGAGGAGGTGTTTAACACCTACGGGCAGATGGCCAACTGGCAGCTGCTTCATATGTACGGCTTCACCGAACCTTATCCAAGCAACATCAACGACACTGCTGACATCCCCATCACCAACCTCTACAAAGTCGTCAGACAAG GTATTCAGTCTGATTTGGACCGGCAGCTGGTGGAGGAGCAGTGGGAGATGCTGTGTCAGATGATGCCAGAGAAAGGAGCCTTTGTCTTTGGTAAACAGGGCTGCCTCACCGACTCAGAGCTACATACTGCACTCAAG GTGCTGTGTATGTCAAAGGAAGAGTTCTCAgatttcaaagaaaatgaaggatgggaggaagatgatgaggaagaagagaagattTCACTCGGTTTCTCTAATGAGGGTCTCCCAGGATTAAAGGCTTCGTGGAAAGGGCTGATTCATGAAGCCGCCCGTATAACTCTGAGGTCCTATGAAGACGGTGACGAGGGGGAGAAAATCAGGGATGGTGACCAGGCACTGATAGAGGACAAGGCAGCCTTAGCTGGACTGAGCCGCAGGCAGCAGAATGCACTGCAGGTAAAATTTGGACAGAGGACCATCCTGCACAGACTGATGGAGCTCACTAAGCCATGA